GGCTATGGCGGTCTGGGTAACGACATACTGATAGGCGACGAAGAGTTAAAGACAGACTTCAGCCAAGATGGCGACGACGTATTATACGGAAATGAAAACAAAGATATTATCTACGGTCTGGGTGGTAACGACCTATTATTTGGCAATCAAGACCCAGATATCATCAACGGCAATAAAGGGAAAGACACAGTTCGCGGCGGTCAAGGCAACGATCTTGTTAGGGGTGGGGATAACAATGACTCCCTATTTGGTGACAAAGGCGACGATACCGTTTATGGAGATCTAGGCGACGACACGGGATATGGTGGCGAAGGTAACGACTTCTTAGTCGGCGACGAAGATATAAATGCAGACTTCAGTCAAGATGGCGACGACGTATTATACGGAAATGAAGGCGAAGATATTATCTACGGTCTGGGTGGCGACGACCTTCTATACGGCAATCAAGACGCAGATATCATTAACGGCAATGAAGGCAACGACACAGCTTGTGGCGGTCAAGGCCAAGATCTTGTTCGCGGTGGCGATAACAACGACTTACTATTTGGTGACAAAGGCGACGACACCATTTATGGAGATGTAGGCGATGACACTGCCATCGGCGGCGAGGGTAACGACCTGCTATATGGCGATACCAATACTGAGACATTTGAAACAACTATAAGTGTTGTGGTCTTTAGTACCATAACTGTGGAGACAGACACCAGCAAAGATGGCAAAGACGTTCTCTTTGGCGGACAAGGTAAAGATACCATCTGCGGTCTGGGTGGCGACGACATCATCAATGGCAACGAAGGCGAAGACTTAGTTTACGGCAACCAAGGTCAGGACACAATTCGCGGCGGTGACAACAACGATACAATCTGGGGAGGTCAAGGCAACGACCTACTCTACGGCGACAAAGACAACGACGTTCTCTGGGGAGACTTAGGTAGAGACAGCCTCGACGGCGGTAGCGGCGACGATGTATTCGTCATCGGCAGACGCAACGAAGAATCGGGTTTTCGCAGCACAGGTGGCCCCAACATCAGCGATGCCGACTTAATCGTCGATTTTGGCTATGGTTTGGATTTAATTGGCCTCACCGGCGGATTAACTTATGACGATTTGAATATCTTTCAAGGTAGCGGTGAAAATCAAAGTAATACTATAATTCAGGACAAATCGACGGGTGAATTTTTAGCGAATTTGAAAGGGGTTAACAGCAATACTATTACCAAAGCTAATTTCACTTACTCGACGATCCGAATTGACAATTACTTATCGTTCAGTCAGCAGACATACCGCGTTAGAGAAGACGGTACGCCCGAAAGTTTAGTAACGGTAACTCGTACAGGTAATCTGGATGCAGCTGTCGGTGCGATCGTTTTCTTATCAGATGGTACCGCCAAATCATCCCAGGACTACAACGGCAATCCGATCGAAGTTAACTTCGCCCCCGGAGAGACCGCCAAAACTATAGTTATTCCGATTGTTAGCGATACCATACCAGAAGGGGAAGAAACATTTTACGCCGCCTTGGGTTTCCCCAACAACGGTGCCACCATTGCCCCACCCAAAACAGCCGAAGTCAGAATTATCGATCGCAATAACCCACCATCATCCAACCCAGGTACAATTCAATTTAGCGGCCCTCTCTACGCTGTTGGTGAAGATGGCACACTGCTATCATTAATCGCAGTAAATCGCATCGGTGGCAGTAGCGGTGTTGTGAGTGCGAAAGTTCTCCTAAATGGCGGTAGTGCGATCGGTTCTGCCCCTCCCTTAGTATCCCCCACCGATTACAGCAACAACTTCATCACCGTCACTTGGGCAGATGGAGATACCGCCCCCAAAATTATTAACGTCCCCGTTCTCGACGATAAACTTGTTGAGGGTAACGAAACAGTTAATTTAACCCTCAGCGAACCCACAGGCGGCGTCACAATTGGACAGCAAAGTAATGCCATCCTCACAATCGTAGATAACGACAACAACTCAACACCTAGTATAGGTACAGGCGTTCTCTCATTTACCGCCGCCAGTTATAGCGATAACGAAGGTAATGGCGGCATTCCCAACAAAATCGTCGCCACCGTTCAACGCACAGGTGGCAGCGATGGGATTGTCAGCGTTCAAGCAATAGTAGATAATCCACCAGGCAGCGCTACAGATGGCAGCGATTACATCAACATTTCTCCCATCACCATCACTTTCAACAGTGGCGAAACTACCAAAACAGTCGCCCTACCTATTTTTGGCGATACATCTGCCGAAGCGGACGAAACAATTAATTTGAGATTGGTCAATCCCATCGGTGGCGCAACTCTTGGCAGTCAGCAAACAGCAACTTACACGATTATTAATGATGATGCCAATACCCCCAACAACGCCCCAGAAATTGATGTAGTCGAGAGCAATACAATCATTGCGGATAATACGGGTAACGTTAATTTCGGTACAACTACAGTTGGTGCATCTGTAACCAAAACCTTCACTGTCAAAAATATCGGTAATGCTAATCTTACTCTCGGTGCAATTAACAGTTTGCCAACTGGTTTTACCCTCGTCAATCAGTTCCAAAATACAACTCTAACTCCCGGTAGTACGACAAGTTTTGATGTCAAATTAGATGCCACAAATATCGGTAGTTATAACGGAAGCATTTCCTTTGTCAATAACGATTCTGATGAAAATCCTTACAACTTTAACATCAGCGGTGTTGTCAACGCACAAGCATCGAATCCAGAAATTCAATTACTCGATAACGCTACCGATATTGTTGATGGTACGACAACCCCAATAAACTTTGGCACAACCACTTTAGGTGTACCTATTACTAAAACTTTCACCGTCAAAAATTTGGGGACTACAGCACTTAATTTGAGTGGGTGGACATTGCCAACTGGCTTCAGCATAGTCGGAACTCTACCAGGGATTGTAGCACCCGGAGGTTCATCTACTTTTGATGTCAAATTGGAAGCAATTTCTGGTGGTAATTACCAAGGAAATTTAGATATTGGCAACAATGACGCCAACGAAAATCCGTTTAATTTTGCTATTGCCGGCACGGTAACTCCCGTACCACCAACCAGTCCAGAAATTCAAGTTTTAAGTGACCA
This sequence is a window from Aerosakkonema funiforme FACHB-1375. Protein-coding genes within it:
- a CDS encoding choice-of-anchor D domain-containing protein is translated as MDNYNTTSGKDFLTSSSITDIIRAFAGDDIVFGMEGDDIINGNEDSDILNGNQGKDLVRGGQGDDLVRGGQDDDWVFGDKGDDTVYGDLGNDTGYGGLGNDILIGDEELKTDFSQDGDDVLYGNENKDIIYGLGGNDLLFGNQDPDIINGNKGKDTVRGGQGNDLVRGGDNNDSLFGDKGDDTVYGDLGDDTGYGGEGNDFLVGDEDINADFSQDGDDVLYGNEGEDIIYGLGGDDLLYGNQDADIINGNEGNDTACGGQGQDLVRGGDNNDLLFGDKGDDTIYGDVGDDTAIGGEGNDLLYGDTNTETFETTISVVVFSTITVETDTSKDGKDVLFGGQGKDTICGLGGDDIINGNEGEDLVYGNQGQDTIRGGDNNDTIWGGQGNDLLYGDKDNDVLWGDLGRDSLDGGSGDDVFVIGRRNEESGFRSTGGPNISDADLIVDFGYGLDLIGLTGGLTYDDLNIFQGSGENQSNTIIQDKSTGEFLANLKGVNSNTITKANFTYSTIRIDNYLSFSQQTYRVREDGTPESLVTVTRTGNLDAAVGAIVFLSDGTAKSSQDYNGNPIEVNFAPGETAKTIVIPIVSDTIPEGEETFYAALGFPNNGATIAPPKTAEVRIIDRNNPPSSNPGTIQFSGPLYAVGEDGTLLSLIAVNRIGGSSGVVSAKVLLNGGSAIGSAPPLVSPTDYSNNFITVTWADGDTAPKIINVPVLDDKLVEGNETVNLTLSEPTGGVTIGQQSNAILTIVDNDNNSTPSIGTGVLSFTAASYSDNEGNGGIPNKIVATVQRTGGSDGIVSVQAIVDNPPGSATDGSDYINISPITITFNSGETTKTVALPIFGDTSAEADETINLRLVNPIGGATLGSQQTATYTIINDDANTPNNAPEIDVVESNTIIADNTGNVNFGTTTVGASVTKTFTVKNIGNANLTLGAINSLPTGFTLVNQFQNTTLTPGSTTSFDVKLDATNIGSYNGSISFVNNDSDENPYNFNISGVVNAQASNPEIQLLDNATDIVDGTTTPINFGTTTLGVPITKTFTVKNLGTTALNLSGWTLPTGFSIVGTLPGIVAPGGSSTFDVKLEAISGGNYQGNLDIGNNDANENPFNFAIAGTVTPVPPTSPEIQVLSDQNNDIADGSTTPFDFGTTPLGVPIIKTFKVKNIGGAALNLSNWSLSNGFSFVGTLPGIVGNATESTFQIKFDANTTGTTKGDISVGNNDPDENPFNFAISGTVSGTSTSKAEIQVLDEQNNNIVDGTTTPFNFGTTKLGTAITKTFTVKNTGSEQLNLTLWKLTDGFSFVSAVPGIVLPGSQATFKLKFDAGSVGTTNGKLEIDNNDGDGSDGIENPFDFAIAGTVSNSPTANPEIDVFNGATGITDGSTTPINFGTSKAGEVNIKTFTINNTGSDTLTLSGWKLPNGFSLVGNIPGSVEPGKSTTFQVRLDANNGGNYKGSLEIGNNDSDGGDGVENPFDFVISGTVLPLPPPNAEIEVSDQLSNNIDSATETPINFGTTTVGTSLTQTFTIKNSGTDNLTLGKLSLPTGFSVVTPFGSTTIGANQSTTFTVKLDANSAGNYTGTILIENNDSDIGDGKVEDPFYFPIAGIVQTIPAPEIVVLDTSSSTPNIPDGSTTPIDFGSTPLNLPKSKQFIVINTGNANLSMSNWKLPNGFSFVGTPPSSIGPGGSATFSVQLNGQSVGDVSGTLQFDNNDGDGGDGVENPFDFQIKGKVNPASVTVSPFTKDFQENNLGVGATSRNFTINLESPAPAGGVTVNFNMSGTATVGQASGNDYTLSGSSGMTFTTSGTTGSITIPQNATSANIFATIIDDFTINEPDETVIINLTSVSSANSGDFIVGAQNSAQNNIIDNDWNNLSTVLTGGGAVDLMQGNDNLVDTINPGNGNDIISWMNVPPIGITDKFGSGQFQAGGDRFQFTSANFGNISSVTSSSVTISSTGAGGTNISGKNLIIFPASITFNSVGDLDTTLAAQNGTSANPVFYIYQILVDPPPANPGPKIPNWFVGYDPIANQAGTVGGVDGTARNIVQVDAGPTASNFNFV